Proteins found in one Zea mays cultivar B73 chromosome 1, Zm-B73-REFERENCE-NAM-5.0, whole genome shotgun sequence genomic segment:
- the LOC109943787 gene encoding uncharacterized protein, translating into MSLRRWKPFFPAFAAIDTAIETATGARSRDKFRQLRSELVEMLCDAADDDADRVKGLCRLLDAAMAEALSTLHVVPVTTTMLTTTGVDKAVEGLLSHEAGKVRALAHGILIQWAEGGVLDTTVLAAPSTHRMHPQAQRPETAVLLAYTPKISDEKMPPVVSNAGGDRVRSGQTGDAKRKHPGYYREADADDEKRQRNVPEKVEDRPRKMEPDIKSRSSWRSRDTKSRSRASSWRYRDERR; encoded by the coding sequence ATGTCGCTCCGCCGGTGGAAGCCCTTCTTCCCTGCGTTCGCGGCCATCGACACCGCCATAGAGACCGCCACCGGGGCCCGCTCCCGGGACAAGTTCCGGCAACTGAGGAGCGAGCTGGTGGAGATGCTCTGCGATGCCGCGGACGACGACGCCGATCGAGTCAAGGGGCTGTGCCGGCTGCTCGACGCGGCCATGGCCGAGGCGCTTTCGACGCTGCATGTGGTCCCGGTGACGACGACCATGCTGACCACCACCGGCGTGGACAAGGCCGTCGAAGGCCTGCTGAGCCACGAGGCCGGGAAGGTGCGCGCCCTCGCGCACGGCATCTTGATCCAGTGGGCGGAAGGCGGCGTGTTGGACACCACGGTGTTGGCCGCTCCATCCACTCACCGAATGCATCCGCAGGCGCAGAGGCCTGAGACAGCCGTTCTACTAGCTTATACCCCCAAGATCTCGGACGAGAAGATGCCTCCTGTCGTTTCCAATGCCGGCGGCGATCGCGTCAGGAGCGGGCAGACAGGAGATGCAAAGCGCAAGCACCCAGGCTACTACCGAGAAGCTGATGCTGATGACGAGAAGCGGCAGCGCAACGTCCCTGAGAAGGTCGAGGACAGGCCAAGGAAAATGGAGCCGGACATCAAGAGTAGGAGCAGCTGGAGATCCAGGGACACGAAGAGCAGGAGCCGAGCGAGCAGCTGGAGATACAGGGACGAGAGGCGCTAA
- the LOC103643879 gene encoding protein FLX-like 2 yields the protein MEYRDIIQGGMKLEEHMHALKLIKEEVLVLSSEKMELEALCKELFVKVQSLYRELEQIQSENKQIPAIREGLHDIQEEISRARMAYEHEKRAKVELLEESQAIESDFINIKIEAQRLRTELEKRRSGVFKHHAFGSYYKKIEHGIASSNW from the exons ATGGAATACAGGGATATTATCCAGGGAGGCATGAAGTTAGAGGAACATATGCATGCTCTTAAACTTATCAAGGAAGAAGTGTTGGTCCTAAGTTCTGAAAAGATGGAGTTGGAAGCTTTGTGCAAAGAGCTATTTGTGAAGGTTCAGTCATTGTACAGGGAGCTGGAGCAGATCCAATCCGAGAACAAGCAGATACCTGCTATAAGAGAAGGGTTGCATGATATACAAGAGGAGATTTCGAGGGCCAG GATGGCATACGAGCATGAGAAACGTGCAAAAGTTGAGCTTCTTGAGGAGAGTCAGGCCATAGAGAGTGATTTTATCAACATAAAAATAGAAGCACAGAGATTacggacagagctggagaagcggAGGTCTGGTGTGTTCAAGCATCATGCATTTGGCTCATACTATAAAAAGATAGAGCATGGCATTGCATCCTCCAACTGGTAG